The DNA segment CGCTCTTTGGTTGATGTGGAACGCAACCTCAGCTAATCCCTCTTCCTCTGAAAAGCATCCGGTTTCCGGGTGCTTTTTTGTTTTCAGACGGCCTGTGGCGGCGGCCCGAAACACACCGTTGCGCTTACCGCTTCGGCGGCATTCCGCTACAATGCCGCTTCTTTTTCGCATTCGTATCCGGAGTGTTTTATGGTTGGCACGGTTTCCCCCGACGGCAAAGAGGATGTTCGCACCGCCTCCGAATGGTTCGGACAATATGCCGCCGCACAAAATGCCGCACAAAAAGAAATGCTGGAACAGGCTTTGGCTCTGGCGCAGGCCTCCTATCCCGACGCGGCCGCCACAACGGCGGGTGAACCGCTGCTGCCGCACCTGCTGGAAACGGCACGGACGGTGGCGCAAATCGACCTACTGCCCGAAGCCGCCGCCGCCGCCGTGCTGGCCGACATCTCGTCCTACCGCGAGGGCTGGCATGAAGAAGTGTGCGCCCGCTGCGGCAAAACCGTTGCCGATTTGGTGCGCGGCATCGACGAAGTGCAGAAACTGACCCATTTCGCCAGCATCGACAATCTCGACACGCCCGAAGAGCGGGCGGCGCAGGCGGAAACCATGCGCAAAATGCTGCTGGCGATGGTGTCCGACATCCGCGTCGTCATCATCAAGCTGGCCATACGCACGCAAACCCTGCATTTTCTCGCCTCCGCGCCCGACAGCCCGGAAAAACGCGCCATTGCCAAAGAAACGCTGGACATTTTCGCCCCGCTGGCCAATCGTCTGGGCGTGTGGCAACTCAAATGGCAGCTCGAAGACCTGGGCTTCCGCCACCAAAATCCCGAAGAATACCGGCGCATTGCCGGGCTTTTGGACGAAAAGCGCACCGAACGCCTCGAATACATCGATTCCTTTCTCGCTACTTTGCGCACGGAGCTGGCGCAGCACGGCGTGCGGCATTACGACTTGGCCGGCCGGCCGAAGCACATCTATTCCATTTACAAAAAAATGGTCAAGAAAAAGCTGGATTTCGACGGCCTCTACGACATCCGCGCCGTGCGCATACTGGTGGACACCGTGGCCGACTGCTACACCACGCTGGGCATTGTCCACAGCCTGTGGCAGCCGATACCGGGCGAGTTTGACGACTACATCGCCAATCCCAAAGGCAACGGCTACCAAAGCCTGCACACAGTCATCGTCGGCCCCGAAGACAAAGGCGTGGAAGTGCAAATCCGCACCTTCGAAATGCACCGCTTCAACGAATTCGGCGTGGCCGCCCACTGGCGTTACAAAGAGGGCGGCAAAGGCAATTCGGCCTACGAGCAGAAAATAGCCTGGCTGCGCCAGCTTCTCGACTGGCGTGAAAACATGGCCGAAAGCGGCAAGGAAGATCTCGCCGCCGCCTTCAAAACCGAGCTTTTCAACGACACGATTTACGTCCTCACCCCGCACGGCAAAGTCCTGTCGCTGCCCGCAGGCGCAACGCCCATCGATTTTGCCTACGCGCTGCACAGCAGCATCGGCGACCGCTGCCGGGGCGCGAAAGTCGACGGCCAGATTGTGCCGCTGTCCACCCCGCTGGAAAACGGCCAGCGCGTCGAAATCATCACTGCCAAAGAAGGCGAACCGTCGGTAAACTGGCTGTACGAAGGCTGGGTCAAATCCAACAAAGCCATCGCCAAAATCCGCGCCTACATCCGCCGCCAAAACGCCGATGCCGTACGCGAAAACGGCCGGATGCAGTTGGACAAAGCCTTGGCGAAAATCCCGGGCAAACCCAATCTGCAACAGCTTTGCGAAAAACTCGGCTTTACCAAAACCGAAGAACTTTACGCCGCAATCGGCCAGGGCGAAATCACGCCGCGCGCGATACAGAAAGCCGCCGGCGCAACGGATACGCCGCCGAGTGCGCCCGTGAGCGAAGAAAACATCGTCAGACAGTCGAAAATCAAAAGCAGCCAGGCCGGCGGTATCCTGATAGACGGCGAAAGCGGCCTGATGACCACGCTGGCCAAATGCTGCAAACCCGCCCCGCCCGACGACATTACCGGCTTCGTTACACGCACGCGCGGCATTTCCGTCCACCGCAGCGGCTGCCCGTCGCTGCAAAAACTGGCCGCACAATCGCCGGAAAAAGTGCTGCCCGCCGCATGGAGCGGGGCAGACGGCGGACAGGTGTTCGCCGTGGACATCGAAATCCGCGCTCAAGACCGCAGCGGCCTGCTGCGCGACGTGTCCGACAATCTGGCACGGCACAAAATCAACGTAACCGGCGTGCAGACCCAATCACGCGACCTGACGGCCAGTATGCGCTTCACTCTGGAAATCCGGCAGGTAAACGACCTGCCGCGCGTTCTGGCCGATCTCGGCGGCATACGCGGCGTGCTGTCGGTTACACGGCTGTAAACGGCGAGGAGGCCGTCTGAAAATCTGTCCAACGGGTTTTCAGACGGCCTCTGCCGTTCAGGTAAGGTGTGTGGCTTTGCCACGCACGCGGTTGCAGATACTTGCACGGCGTTTTAAAGGACAGGAAAAGCGGGGGAAATACTAAACGTCGGTATCTGAGTCAGATACTTGGCACGGCAATTTAAAGAACGGAAAAAGGTAGGGTATCTCGCCCAAAGGCGGCGCACGCGGCTGCGGATGGATGTTTGCAAGGCGGGCGGCGGGGAGTGTGTGCGTCGCTGCGCGACACACCCTACACAGGATTCGGCAGAGCAAATGGCTAAGAGGCCGTCTGAAAGCGCGGTTTCAGACGGCCTCTTGGCGACAATGTCAGCAATATTGTCATGAAAGCAACACACTGACGGCCTTTGGTAAGATTGCCGCTCCTTTTTATCAAAACAAGTTGCAAGCGGTTTGGAATATGTATATAAAATCGGGCAGCCTACTTGTCGTGTCCATAAAAATACAGACGCGGCAGCTACGAAAATCTGCGCAATCTGGCCGGAAAACGTCATATCGTACTGGGTCGCCCCAATTGGCAGAACAAAAAAATGCCGTCTGAAAAAACCTTTCGGCCATGCGCCGGAAGGAATTTTCCGGCACTCTGTCATGGGAAGAATGCAATGGCACGAAATTTGCTATAAGGCCTTGGTTGCGACGCAGTCGCCAAAATTCCCGCAAAGACCGGCGGCGGCGGAAAATTTTTAACAAAAAGGAAATATTATGAACAAAATCTATCGTACCGTTTATAACGAATCGACCAATACATGGACGGCCGTGGCGGAAATCGCTAAAGCACACGGCAAGTCAGGGCGTTCGTCTTCTTCTGTGGTTGGCGCATTGGGTTTTAGTGGTTCGCGCTTTGCTGTAAGTGCAATGGCTTCGGCAGTTATGATGACCGGTGCGGGTCAGACGTTTGCCTCTGCCGGTATTTATGTCAATGACGGTACGGATACTGCTTGTGCCGCTATTTGGGATGGCAATAACCGCACCAATGTTTATGCGGTTGTTCCTGGTGCGGGTGTTTATAATCCGGATGCTTCACAATCGCATTTTCCCCAGCTTCCCGATTTTCAACCAGGCGGTATGAATCCCTGTCTGAGCACGGGTACGGCTGGTGCTAATCAAAAAGCTGAAGCAAAAGATACACAAACCAACCGTGCTTTGTTCTACGGTGAAAGTACGCCTTCTGGTATTGGAAATAACGGCGCGACGAATTTGTCGTTGGGCGGTCGTTTGGATGTTAACAGCGGTATTATTGGTTTGGGTGATAGGGGTGTAAACGGCGCAAATGCGACCAATAGTATCCGTATCGGTACTGGCACTACTTTGGATAATGCAAATAAAAAGACCAATGCTTTGGCTATTGGTGTGGATGTGCAGGCGGCGGCGGAGCATGCTGTTGCCATTGGTAGTAATGCGAAAGTTAATCCGACCGCACCACTCACCACTCAAAATACCAAAGGTGTATCCGATGCTTCTATCGCCATCGGTCAGACTGCCTATGCCGAAGGCTTGGCCGCTGTGGCTGTGGGTGCGAAAACCAAAGCCATTGAACATGCCGTAGCCATCGGTACCGAAACCAGGGCGGAGGGTTTGAGTGCTGTGGCCATCGGCTCGAACAGCAAGGCCACCACCACTAATTCCGTTGCCATGGGTACCAACAGCGTAGCTTCGGGTGCAAACGCCACCGCGCTGGGTCAGGCCACCAAGGCCTTGGGTCAGTCTACTGTTGCTGTCGGCGACGGTGCAAATGCGACAGACAAGGGCTGGGGTACGGCTGTGGGTAATTCTTCCACCGCTGCCTACGGCGCATCTGCTTACGGCCATTTGGCAAAAGCAGCGGGCGACTTTGGTAGCGCGTTTGGCGACAGTTCGTCCGCTTCCGGCAATAATTCCGTGGCTATTGGTAAGAGTGCTGCTGCCAAAGCGGATGCAGTTATCGCTCTTGGCTTGAATGCGGGCAAAACTTCCGATGAAACTACATCCAACACCAATACCCGCGCTATTATGATTGGTTCGTCCAGTGGCACGGGTGCGCAAAATATCAACGATTCCATCTTGATGGGCTTGAACGCGGGTAAAAACCTTGGCGTGGCCACCAAGACAGGCAGCCATAATATCGGCTTGGGCGCAAGTGCCTTGGCAGATGCCAGCGGCAGCACCAACGTTGCTTTGGCTACACAGGCGGGTATGGGTGCAAGCGGCAATAACAACTTCTTCGGCCAAGTTAATGCAGGTTCTTATGTAACGGGTAGCAATAACGTAGCCATCGGTAAAAATGCGCTGAAAGGTGCGCCCGCTGCGAAGATTGCTGTTAGTGATGCCGTTGTTTTGGGTACGGAAGCCACTGCAGATAAAGACAAGGCTGTGGCCTTGGGTGCAGGCGCAAGCACGGCTACGGAAGCCAAGCAAATCAACACGGCCACCGTCGGCACTACCACATACGGCGGCTTCGCCGGCAAAGTGGGTGCTTCCGGCTACCAAGTATCCGTCGGCGCGAAAGATGCCGAACGCCAAATCAAACACGTTGCTCCCGGCGAAATCTCCGCCACCAGTACCGATGCCATTAACGGCAGTCAGCTTTACAGTGTTGCCGACGGCTTGCAAACGCAGATTGCCAATATCTCCGCTTCCGGCGGTGGCGTACACTTCTATCATGTAAACGGCAAAGACACGGACAACAACTACAACAACAACGGCGCAACCGGTACTAAAGCAATGGCAGCCGGCATTAATGCTCAGGCAAAAGGCGCAAGCTCGATTGCCATCGGCAATGCTACCGTGGAAGCCGAATCAACCTTTAGTGGTGTCGGAACGTCCAAGACGGCTTCACAAGGTGCAATCGCCATCGGCGATACTTCTTATGCCGCCGGCTCACATGCGCTTGCACTTGGACAGGCGCGCGCCGAGCAGAAGGACTCGATTGCCTTGGGTACCAACGCCCGTGCCACCGCCGAATCTTCTACTGCCATTGGTTACAACGCGGTTTCTTCTAGGCAGAATGGTATCTCCATCGGTAATGGAGCCAATACGGCCGGTTTGAACAGCATTGCCATCGGCGGCAGCAGCGCGACTTCCGCCTCTGGCTCGATTGCTTTGGGTTATGGTGCGCAGGCTACCCGCGAAACTATCAATGCGACTAACGTTAAGGCTGTGTCGGATGCGGCTGTGTCGCGGGATCAGGTTTATGCCTTGGATGCTGCCAGCCAGCTCGATAAAAACAATATTGCCGCAACAGTCAAAGGTTCGTCCGGTGCGCTTTCTATCGGTACGCAACAAGATACCCGCCAAATCATCAACGTGGCTGCCGGTACGGAAGATTCCGATGCTGTGAACGTGGCTCAGTTGAAATCTGTTGCTAATTTGGTGCGTAACACCACGCCCACCAAAGTTACCCCCGCATCCGGCAGCAAAATTACGGCCAAGAATATAGGCACGGTCGCTGCGCCTAACTATGAAGTGGATCTGACCCAAGATGCCAAAACCAGCTTGGGTAAAGCTGATACTGCTATGCAAAACTTCAAAGTGGCGACTGTACCGAACAAAGGTGGCACACTGACTGCCGGAGAAAGCGTAGCGGACGGCGACACCCTGACTTTTGAGGCGGGCGACAATGTCAGCATCAATCAAAACGGTAAGAAAATTACCATCAATGCCACAGGTACCGGCGGCGGTGCAAGCAAAGTCGAAGCGGCAGCCGGCAGCCCGGTTACCGTGGGCGGCACAGGCACAGCCTCTGATCCGTATAAAGTGGGTGTGAATACCGTTGCATTGAGCAATTCGCCGACAGGTAAGGTTAATGCGCCTATACCTGCCGATGCGGGCAAGCTCGTTACCGCGGGGGAAATTGCCAAAGCAATCAACGGCAGCGGCTTTAC comes from the Kingella potus genome and includes:
- a CDS encoding RelA/SpoT family protein is translated as MVGTVSPDGKEDVRTASEWFGQYAAAQNAAQKEMLEQALALAQASYPDAAATTAGEPLLPHLLETARTVAQIDLLPEAAAAAVLADISSYREGWHEEVCARCGKTVADLVRGIDEVQKLTHFASIDNLDTPEERAAQAETMRKMLLAMVSDIRVVIIKLAIRTQTLHFLASAPDSPEKRAIAKETLDIFAPLANRLGVWQLKWQLEDLGFRHQNPEEYRRIAGLLDEKRTERLEYIDSFLATLRTELAQHGVRHYDLAGRPKHIYSIYKKMVKKKLDFDGLYDIRAVRILVDTVADCYTTLGIVHSLWQPIPGEFDDYIANPKGNGYQSLHTVIVGPEDKGVEVQIRTFEMHRFNEFGVAAHWRYKEGGKGNSAYEQKIAWLRQLLDWRENMAESGKEDLAAAFKTELFNDTIYVLTPHGKVLSLPAGATPIDFAYALHSSIGDRCRGAKVDGQIVPLSTPLENGQRVEIITAKEGEPSVNWLYEGWVKSNKAIAKIRAYIRRQNADAVRENGRMQLDKALAKIPGKPNLQQLCEKLGFTKTEELYAAIGQGEITPRAIQKAAGATDTPPSAPVSEENIVRQSKIKSSQAGGILIDGESGLMTTLAKCCKPAPPDDITGFVTRTRGISVHRSGCPSLQKLAAQSPEKVLPAAWSGADGGQVFAVDIEIRAQDRSGLLRDVSDNLARHKINVTGVQTQSRDLTASMRFTLEIRQVNDLPRVLADLGGIRGVLSVTRL